The DNA window ACCAAACCCGAATTCATTCCGGCCGCAATGGGTACACGGGTTACCGTACACGCCCTGCACGTTGGAGATCGGATCAACACCATGGGCTTCGAAGGTGAGGCTCTTTCGGCAGTCCCGCTCGCGGTCAAGGTCGCCAAGACAGGCATGGCTGTTCTTTTCCGCTATGGCGTCGTGGTGCTGATCGGGCTTTCGCCAAGCGATGAAAACGGCTTTCTGGAAAAGTTGAACCCCCGAATCGGCGGCAAGCTGGCGCGCTTTGAGGAGGAAGCCGCGATTGTGGCGCTCGCCGGCGATCCGGAGGACCAGGTTCAGGTGGGAGGACCGATTCAGCTGCTGGACATGTCGCCGGAAAGGCTTCTGGTCGTTGCCGACGTCCTGGCGAAGAGCGTCGTGCTTGCCGATGGCGAACGCGAAGTTGCGAAAGTGCTCGAGATTGTTGAGCCCTTTGCGAAGGAACTGGCGGACCACGGACGAACCCGAAGAAACCGAAAGGGCGTCTTGCAGCTGATCGGAAACGCGCTGTTGGTCCAACATCGGGTATCCGGCCGCGTCGCTATCGGCGAGAAGCCGGATGCACTATGGGACCGCCCGGACCTGGAGCGGCTCTATGCTCGCCTCGAAGACGAGTATGAGCTCAAGGAACGCGTGGACGCGCTCAATCGGAAGCTCGCCGTGGTGGCGGAAACGGCCAACACACTTGCGGACATCATCGATACTCGCCGATCGCTGCGCCTGGAACTGATCGTGGTTGTGTTGATCGCTTTCGAGATCGTTACCACCTTCTACCAAATCTACACGGCCAAGGGCCACTGACACCGAAGCCGACGCTGATCATCGTGGTTCACCCGAGAATGCCTGCCTCAGTGCTGACAGCCCGTCGAGCGCAGCCCGCGGTAGTGGGCCTTTTTCGACCGCGGCGAGTGCGTCCTCGAACTGTTGCGGCGTCGCCATACCGACCAGGATGGTGCCCATTGCCGGATGAGACAGCGCAAACCGCGTGGCGGCTTCGGTCAGGCTGGCGGCGAACCCTTCTTTTACCAGCGGGATCAGGCGCCGAGAGCGATCGACATCGGCGTCGTAGCTCATCGCCGAACCAATCGGCTCGGGCGCCGGACTCGCAATCGGGTGGCGCTCGGCTGAGCCCGACAGTGCGCCGCCGGCGAGAACGCGGATGCCGACGACACCAACGCCGGCGGCCTTGGTGTGATCGAACAATCGTCCATAATCCTGCGCCGGATAGTTTATCGGCAATTCCTCGGCGGCAGATGGATTGAGCATGTTATAGACGATTTGGGCGCTGTCGAAGGCGCGAGCATCAATTACCTGCTGCAGTGCCGCGGTGTCGCCTACTGCCGTAATCCCGAGGAAGCGAATCTTCCCCTGCTGACGCAAGCGTTCGAACGCCGGTACCACGTCGTCCAGCACCTGCCGGACGCTCAGCGCCAATCCGCCTCCGGTCTCGGTAATCGGATTGTGCAGGTGAAAGATGTCGACCCGGTCAAGACGCAATCGCGCCAGACTGCCTTCGAGCGACATCGTTACGGCGTCCGCGATGCGGCCGAACTCGCTGGGCGGCAACCGAACCTTGGTGCCTACGGTTACGTTGGCTGGCTTCAGCGTTTGCAAAACGTGGCCAAGGTTCTTTTCCGATTCACCATTGCCGTACTGCACCGCGGTGTCGAAGTAGTTCACGCCAGCGCCGATCGCCCGCGCGATGGTACGCTCCTGGTCGGCAGGATCGCCGCGTACCATGAATCCGCCCACCGCGCCGCAGCCGAAGCCCAGCACCGAGAGCTGCATTCCCGTGCGCCCAAAGTCCCGCAATTGCATCGCTGTTCCTCCGCCGGCCGCACAACACTCTAAATTACCGCCCGGGTAGTCTGCAACCATGCCCCTGTCGCAAACGTCCGGGAACGCCGGCCGTGCAAGTCCGCTTTACCTCGGCATCCTACGGGCATTCCATGACCGGCATTCTGCGAAATTGAGCGCGCTGGTCGCAAAGATTGGCTTTTGCATTTTCATTCGGACGAAAACTGTAACCGCGTACACTCTTCAAATTCTGCAGAACCAAGCAGCGAACGGCGGCAATGACGCGCGACGCTCAGCACCACCACCACGTCTTGGAAAAAGCGAAACAGCGCCGAATTCATTCGAAGCAGTACAATCGCGTGCAGTACCGCCGTGTTGCACTCGTTTCGTTCTGGTTTGCGTTAACGCATTGGTCATTTCTTTGCGTTCATTTTCACGATCTCATTCAACAGCGAGGCACCATGTCTGACATCAGCATTCCCGGCGGACGGATCCGTTCTTTCGTAGAGCGGATCGAACATCTGGACACCGAACTGCAGGAATTGAACGAGTCGAAAAAGGAAGTCTTTTCAGAAGCCAAGGCTGAGGGTTTTGACGTGAAAATTCTCAAGGAAATCATCAAGCTGAGGAAGCAGGATAAGGATGAGCGAGACGAGCGCGACACTCTGCTCGATATGTATATGAGGGCGATGGAAACCGCCGGCCCGGAATTGGCCGCCAAGGCCGCTTGACGTTCCACGTACCGATGATTTCGTGACCTGCTCAGTTATCAAATGATCGCAGAAGGCCGGTCTAAATATTCGTCAGCCGCGGGGATTAAGCCTCCCGGCTGACGGGGCTACCAGATTTATAGGGATGTTCTCGCGCGATGAGCGGCGCCCTGCGCCCTGCATTACGCTCACATCGCACGGACGACGGAATGGCCAGCTATCCGCCGCTCTTCATCCGGGTCAGATAATCGACAATTGCAGCGACGTCCTCCGGGGCTACCGGGGCCTTATAGGTGTTGATCATCTTGTTGACTTCGGCTGCCCAGGCCTGCTTCGACAGGGTTGGCTGGTTCAACACCATGCCGGCTGAATGACACGCCAGGCAGTTGTTATTGATCGCGTCCGACCCCGGTCCGTCGGGAAACATCCGGTCGCTGTCGGGAAGATCGATCTTCACGCTTTTCAGTTCGAAGGCCGCGCCCGCATACGAGACGTGGGGCAGCAATGACACACCCAGGAGGATGATGACGGCGCACAGCAGATTGCGAGACACTTTGAATACTCCGTCAAATCGCGGTGATATCAACCGATTCCACGACATTGCGCATGAAACCGGCGGTATTCCAGTTTGGAGTATCAGGCTGCGCCACGCCGCTGGTGTTGGTGCAGCGGGCCAACAGACTGTAGTCGCCTGGCGCTGGCAGCGTGACCTGCGCCTGCCATTGCCGGAATCCGTAGTCGCCTTCATCCTTTCCAAGCTGCGCCTCTCGCCAGCTCTGACCACGATCGATGGAGTAGTCGACCCTCGCCACCCCGCAGTCGCCGCCGAAGGCAATGCCGCGCAATGTCGTCGGCGCGGCAGCTTTGACCTTGCTGCCGGAGGCGATGTTCGTGGCGAAGGATCTCGGCACCATCCGGTTGATCGGAACCATCTTCACGCCGGTCTCGCCCGGCTTGATGCTTGCATAAGGCGTATCCGGAATCGTGTAGGCCACTTTTGTCCAGTAATTCGTATCGGGCTGATCCAGCACTTCGATGTCGGTTAACATCTTGACCCAATAGGTCGCGTACCAGCCCGGCACCACCAGCCGCAGCGGAAATCCATTCACCAGAGGAAGTTGCTCGCCGTTCATGGCAAAGGCGATCATCACCTCGCCATCGCGCGCATGGTCGATATCCAGCGATTTTAGGAAATGCGGCGCGTCTGCGACCACCGGCTCATCCATGCCCTTGAAACGTACCTGCAAGGCGCCCGGCTTCACGCCGGCTTTGTCGAGGACGTCCTTGAGACGCACCCCCGTCCAGAGCGCATTACCCATGGCGCCATTCGCCCATTGGCCGCCTGGCACGCGAGGCTCGAAGAAACCCCGCGAGTTGCCGGAGCACTGGTTCACCGCAGCGAGCTGGACATTTGGTAGTCCGTGGAGAATATCGTCAAGTGACAGCGACAAGGTCTGATTCACATGACCGCGCACGGTCAAGTTGAACTTGCCGACATCGATATCGGTCGGGATGACCGCCCAGTGCCAGCGCACGTAGAACTGATCGTTGGGCGTGAACGCCCCTTTGTCGAACACCTCAAACGGCGTTTCCAGCAACGGCGGACGGGTCCGCTGCAGGATCATGGGCCCTTTCTGCGGAAATGCGGTCGTGATCGGCCGCGCGCCGGGACCACCTGGCAGCGGAAGATCGACCGTCGTTTGCGCCATGCCTGGACTGGTGAGCGCCAAGGCTCCGACGCCTGCCGCACCTAGCAGCCGCCGTCGTGTGACCGTGCGGTGAAGGGGATGGTTCTCCATCGTCTATGCCTCCTGAGTATCCGCGCCGCCCATCGGCGGACGGTGATCTTGCACTCGCGAAGCCAGTACCTTGATATCAAAGCCGGTTAAGGAAGGCTGTACATTCGAAAAACGATGATTTTGTGCGGTATCCACGCCGCCCCCGATATTATCACCACCGCTCCATCGTCCAAGACCGATTGGCATTATTTCTCACTGCGCTGGCAGCGTGCGGCACGACTTCGCTGCTCGTGTCAACAACGCCGATGGCGGCAGCTGACCATTTCCGTCCGCACGTGCCACGCACATCGCAACGACTCAGCAATTGCGGGATGCCGGTGCATCGATGATAGTGCCTGGTACACCACCGACCTCATTAGGCATCGGCTGGTCGATGATATCTGCGAAAGATCGCGCCGTCTTTCTCGTCTAACGGAAGAGGACCTGTCATGAGATACGTCAGCCTTATTTGCGCAATTGCAGCCGTTCTATCTGGCCCTTCCGTCGCTGCAGCAAAAGCGGGATCGACCTATGACGGAACCTGGAGCCTCGTCTTTGTGACGCGTCAGGGCGCATGCGATCCGACCTACAATTTCAACGTCAATATATCTGACGGAATCGTGAGCCATCCAAACCTCGTGAGGTTCAAAGGCAGGGTAACCGCAAGCGGCCGGGTTCGCGCATCCGTTACCGTCCAGGACAAGCATGCAGCCGGTTCCGGCAGGCTGACGAAGAACTCCGGACAGGGCACTTGGAGCGGCTATGCGGGAAGTGCGCGATGTTCGGGATACTGGACGGCGCAAAAGCTTTGACGTCTCCGGCGCACTATTGAGCCACCGGCGCCCCCGGCGCCGCTCGCGGCAGGATGAGCTGGACTTTCGTTCCCTTGCCGGGCTCGCTGTCGAGATTGATCTGGCCACCCAAACAGCTCGTGACAATGCTGTGGACGATATGCAGGCCGAGACCCGTGCTGCCTTGATCGCGACGCGTCGTAAAGAAGGGGTCGAACGCCTTGCGCCTGATATCGAGGTCCATCCCGCAGCCATCGTCAGAGAAAAGAACTTCGGCATCGCCTTCCCCGCACGCTTGCACCTTGATGTCGATGGTTCCTCCCTGGCCATCGGGAAACGCATGCGCGACCGAATTGAGAAAGAGATTGGTCAGTACCTGTCCGTAGGGACCGGGATAGCTGTTCATCGTGAGATCGGGTTGGCACTCCAGGTTGAGGGTGAGATTTTGTTTTCCCAGGCCCGGCCGCAGACTCAAGACAATCTGCTCGGTCAGATCGCCGAGGTCGAAAACGCGTTGGTTCGAGTAATTGCGGTCGGTCGCCACCTGCTTGAATGACTGGATCAGTTCGGCCGCGCGGTTGAGATTGGTGACTAATTGCGACGATGCCTCGCGGCTGACCTCGAGAAACTGCTTCAGGCTCGATCGTTTAAGATTGCCCTGCTCGAGTTCCGTCGCGATCGTAGCGATCTTGCGTTCCAGCGACGACGCCACGGTCAGGCTGGTGCCTACCGGACTGTTGATCTCGTGCGCAACGCCTGCCACCAGCCGCCCAAGTGCCGCCAGTTTTTCCGCTTCGATCAGGGAGTTTTGGGTTTCCCGTAAATTTCGCAACGCGGCCTCGGCCGCGTCTCTGGCGCTGCGTATTTCCAGCTCGCTGCGCTTGCGCTCGCTGATATCGATATGGGTACCGATCCAGCCGTAAATAGCCGCAGCCGAGTCGTGAAGCGGAATGACACGCGTCAGGAATGGGCGATACCGTCCATCCTTGCTGCGCAGTGATAACTCCATTTCCAGTGCGCTTCCGGATTCCAGGGCTTGTCGCCAACAATTCCGGGCTTCAGGCAGCGAGGCCGGCGCAAGGATAGCTTGCCAATCGTGAGAACCGGCGCCCCCGCCCGATGTGCCCGTATACTCGTGCCAATGATTGTTGAACCAAAAGATCTTGCCTCCCGCTTCGGCCATCCACACCAGTTGGGGAATCGAATCGGCCAAGGTATGAAACTGACGCTCGCTTGCCTGCAGCGCTGCTTCCGCGCGTTTACGTTCGGTGATCTCTTCGGCCGCGACGTTGACGCCGACAATTTCGCCACTCGGGCTACGGAGCGGATGCCAATAGGTGATCCAAAACCGCTCGTCAGTTTGATCGGCACGCTGGCCGGTAACCTCAATGCCTGTCACCGGCTCGCCGGTCTCCATGATCGATCCAACGATGGCTTCGACGGACTCGGCCAGAGCCGGTACACAATCCCTCACCGTGCGCCCCAGATGATCTTCAACGGAAATGCCGCATATTTCAGTGAGGCGCTGATTGATTTGCAGATAGCGGCAGTCGGGAGAGAGGCAGGCGAGACCGATCGGCGCTGTGTCGTAGATCAGTTGCAGGGCGGGCTGCTGGGGAAACAGTACAACAGACGACGATCTTACAGTCGTCGCACCGCGATTCGGATCCTTGGACAAGGAACGCTCCCCTAACTAAATCGGCGATCTCCGACTATCCCCTCAGCAGGAGCCATAAATGTGGCTTTTCGTATCAGCACGATCGCCACGTTCACGCTGGTCCGCCCGTTCTCATTAACACTGGTGTGCCTTTTAACATTGACGTTGATATATCGCTTACCATCCTCATCCCGGGCGGGTTCTTGAGCATCATTTCGATGGCCTCGATAACCCTCCGGCGTCGTCAAATTTCGTCATAGATGCTGTCCTTTTCTTGGAGAAAATTGAGCGAATTTTCCCGATGCAACCGCAGCGTGTCCGCCGCGACCACGAAGGCAGCGGCCCACATTCCGACTGGAGTTGCAGGCTGACAGAAGGGTGGAAGAAAATCAGCGACGATGCCCGGCATCGTACTTGCTCAACAGCCAACGCCGGCTGCACCCAACGCTTTTGAAGCGCATAGTCAGACTTATTACAAATTTACGCCGCCTGCGCGAACCCTCATCGCAAATAATTTCTGGTCGCAAGACTCTTCATCATCGCGCTGATGCCGAATGTCCATGCCTCGCATTCGTCGCTTGAGCGCATGCGGTTGACGAGCTTGCCGAGTTTCGCCGCCTGAATGGTGACGATGTCGTTACGCTTGTGGGTAAAGCCCTGCCCCGGCGTGTCGCGATCTTTCACCGGCGCGAACATCGTCCCGAGGAACAGCGCAAATCCATCAGGATATTGATGCACCGGCCCGACCGTCTGCGAAACCAGATCTTCCGGGTCCCGGCTGATCTTGCTGATCGACGAATGTCCGTCGAGCACGAAACCATCATCGCCGGTGACCGTCATGGTCAAGTCCATCTTGCGGACGTCGTCGAGAGAGAACGTCTTGTCGAACAGTCGAACGAACGGACCAACGGCGCAGGAAGCATTGTTGTCCTTTGCCTTGGACAACAGCAGCGCCGACCGTCCCTCGAAGTCTCGCAGGTTGACGTCGTTCCCGAGCGTAGCGCCTACGATCCGGCCGCTGCTTGAGACCACCAGCACGACCTCCGGTTCGGGGTTGTTCCAGGTCGATTTCGGGTGAAGCCCGGCGTCCATGCC is part of the Bradyrhizobium canariense genome and encodes:
- a CDS encoding DUF2312 domain-containing protein, encoding MSDISIPGGRIRSFVERIEHLDTELQELNESKKEVFSEAKAEGFDVKILKEIIKLRKQDKDERDERDTLLDMYMRAMETAGPELAAKAA
- a CDS encoding RMD1 family protein, with protein sequence MTKPEFIPAAMGTRVTVHALHVGDRINTMGFEGEALSAVPLAVKVAKTGMAVLFRYGVVVLIGLSPSDENGFLEKLNPRIGGKLARFEEEAAIVALAGDPEDQVQVGGPIQLLDMSPERLLVVADVLAKSVVLADGEREVAKVLEIVEPFAKELADHGRTRRNRKGVLQLIGNALLVQHRVSGRVAIGEKPDALWDRPDLERLYARLEDEYELKERVDALNRKLAVVAETANTLADIIDTRRSLRLELIVVVLIAFEIVTTFYQIYTAKGH
- a CDS encoding sensor histidine kinase encodes the protein MTERKRAEAALQASERQFHTLADSIPQLVWMAEAGGKIFWFNNHWHEYTGTSGGGAGSHDWQAILAPASLPEARNCWRQALESGSALEMELSLRSKDGRYRPFLTRVIPLHDSAAAIYGWIGTHIDISERKRSELEIRSARDAAEAALRNLRETQNSLIEAEKLAALGRLVAGVAHEINSPVGTSLTVASSLERKIATIATELEQGNLKRSSLKQFLEVSREASSQLVTNLNRAAELIQSFKQVATDRNYSNQRVFDLGDLTEQIVLSLRPGLGKQNLTLNLECQPDLTMNSYPGPYGQVLTNLFLNSVAHAFPDGQGGTIDIKVQACGEGDAEVLFSDDGCGMDLDIRRKAFDPFFTTRRDQGSTGLGLHIVHSIVTSCLGGQINLDSEPGKGTKVQLILPRAAPGAPVAQ
- a CDS encoding fumarylacetoacetate hydrolase family protein, with the protein product MKSLTAASILPEDGTAGTLVGRVWLPSVSGPAVVAVRGDGVFDVTSAFPIVSTLAEQADPAGSLRGVAGTRVGSLDEILANTPPDGRDVGKPWLLAPLDLQVLKAAGVTFVVSMLERVIEERARGNPSSAAAIRQEVVRLVGDDLSKLRPGSPEAMHLKDVLISQQAWSQYLEVGIGPDAEVFTKAPVLSSVGTGMDAGLHPKSTWNNPEPEVVLVVSSSGRIVGATLGNDVNLRDFEGRSALLLSKAKDNNASCAVGPFVRLFDKTFSLDDVRKMDLTMTVTGDDGFVLDGHSSISKISRDPEDLVSQTVGPVHQYPDGFALFLGTMFAPVKDRDTPGQGFTHKRNDIVTIQAAKLGKLVNRMRSSDECEAWTFGISAMMKSLATRNYLR
- a CDS encoding molybdopterin-dependent oxidoreductase, with amino-acid sequence MENHPLHRTVTRRRLLGAAGVGALALTSPGMAQTTVDLPLPGGPGARPITTAFPQKGPMILQRTRPPLLETPFEVFDKGAFTPNDQFYVRWHWAVIPTDIDVGKFNLTVRGHVNQTLSLSLDDILHGLPNVQLAAVNQCSGNSRGFFEPRVPGGQWANGAMGNALWTGVRLKDVLDKAGVKPGALQVRFKGMDEPVVADAPHFLKSLDIDHARDGEVMIAFAMNGEQLPLVNGFPLRLVVPGWYATYWVKMLTDIEVLDQPDTNYWTKVAYTIPDTPYASIKPGETGVKMVPINRMVPRSFATNIASGSKVKAAAPTTLRGIAFGGDCGVARVDYSIDRGQSWREAQLGKDEGDYGFRQWQAQVTLPAPGDYSLLARCTNTSGVAQPDTPNWNTAGFMRNVVESVDITAI
- a CDS encoding c-type cytochrome, whose amino-acid sequence is MSRNLLCAVIILLGVSLLPHVSYAGAAFELKSVKIDLPDSDRMFPDGPGSDAINNNCLACHSAGMVLNQPTLSKQAWAAEVNKMINTYKAPVAPEDVAAIVDYLTRMKSGG
- a CDS encoding aldo/keto reductase, with product MQLRDFGRTGMQLSVLGFGCGAVGGFMVRGDPADQERTIARAIGAGVNYFDTAVQYGNGESEKNLGHVLQTLKPANVTVGTKVRLPPSEFGRIADAVTMSLEGSLARLRLDRVDIFHLHNPITETGGGLALSVRQVLDDVVPAFERLRQQGKIRFLGITAVGDTAALQQVIDARAFDSAQIVYNMLNPSAAEELPINYPAQDYGRLFDHTKAAGVGVVGIRVLAGGALSGSAERHPIASPAPEPIGSAMSYDADVDRSRRLIPLVKEGFAASLTEAATRFALSHPAMGTILVGMATPQQFEDALAAVEKGPLPRAALDGLSALRQAFSGEPR